One stretch of Thiomicrorhabdus sp. DNA includes these proteins:
- the hemL gene encoding glutamate-1-semialdehyde 2,1-aminomutase, with the protein MSKSHDLFEAAQIHIPGGVNSPVRAFKGVGGDPVFFKAAKGAYLIDADDRQYIDYVASWGPAILGHAHPEVIEIVQKQAALGLSFGAPTEIETTMADLVCELIPSMDMVRMVSSGTEATMTAIRLARGYTGRDKIVKFEGCYHGHSDSLLVKAGSGALTLGVPSSPGVPEGLAKETITLTHNDSAEVRQVFSEIGDQIACIIVEPVAGNMNCIPPEEGFLETLRDVCDQSGAVLIFDEVMCGFRVGLDGAQGRYGITPDLTTFGKVIGGGMPVGAFGGKREIMNHIAPLGPVYQAGTLSGNPLAMAAGLKTLQLIQEPGFFENLDQKAAALMQGFQAAADEAGIPFTTNQVGGMFGYFFNEEKRIRRFAQVAKGHMERFKQFYHGMLEEGVYLAPSAFEAGFISSQHSDEDIAATVEAARKVMKTL; encoded by the coding sequence ATGAGCAAATCACACGATCTATTTGAAGCCGCACAAATTCACATTCCCGGCGGCGTGAACTCGCCGGTTCGTGCATTCAAAGGTGTCGGAGGCGATCCGGTCTTTTTCAAAGCCGCCAAAGGCGCTTACCTGATCGATGCCGACGACCGCCAATACATCGATTACGTTGCCTCATGGGGTCCGGCCATTCTTGGTCACGCCCATCCAGAGGTCATTGAAATCGTTCAGAAACAAGCGGCATTAGGCCTGAGTTTCGGGGCGCCGACCGAAATCGAAACCACCATGGCCGATCTGGTCTGCGAACTGATTCCGTCAATGGATATGGTGCGAATGGTCAGTTCCGGAACCGAAGCAACCATGACCGCTATCCGTCTGGCACGTGGCTACACCGGACGCGACAAAATCGTCAAATTCGAAGGTTGCTACCACGGTCATTCCGACTCTCTGCTGGTCAAGGCCGGTTCTGGCGCCCTGACCCTTGGTGTACCGTCCTCTCCGGGTGTACCGGAAGGACTGGCGAAAGAAACGATTACTCTGACACACAATGACAGCGCAGAAGTCCGTCAGGTCTTCTCCGAAATCGGCGACCAGATCGCCTGTATTATCGTGGAACCGGTCGCCGGAAACATGAACTGCATTCCACCTGAAGAAGGCTTTTTGGAAACCCTGCGCGATGTCTGTGATCAATCCGGCGCGGTTTTGATTTTCGACGAAGTCATGTGCGGTTTCCGGGTCGGCCTGGACGGAGCCCAGGGCCGTTACGGCATTACTCCGGACTTGACCACTTTCGGTAAGGTCATCGGCGGCGGTATGCCGGTCGGCGCCTTCGGCGGTAAACGCGAAATCATGAATCACATTGCACCGCTTGGCCCGGTTTATCAAGCCGGTACCTTGTCAGGTAACCCTTTGGCAATGGCTGCCGGTCTAAAAACACTGCAATTGATTCAAGAACCGGGCTTTTTTGAAAACCTCGATCAAAAAGCCGCCGCATTGATGCAAGGTTTTCAGGCGGCTGCCGACGAAGCCGGGATTCCGTTCACCACTAATCAGGTTGGCGGAATGTTCGGGTACTTCTTTAACGAGGAAAAACGTATTCGTCGCTTCGCACAGGTTGCCAAAGGTCACATGGAACGCTTCAAGCAGTTCTACCATGGCATGCTGGAAGAAGGCGTTTACCTGGCACCTTCTGCTTTCGAAGCCGGATTCATCTCCAGTCAGCACAGTGATGAAGACATCGCCGCAACAGTCGAAGCCGCTCGTAAAGTGATGAAAACTCTGTAA
- the thiE gene encoding thiamine phosphate synthase translates to MNSKSLKGLYVITDSALSAPDQLLNHVEQALQGGARILQYRDKILSPELRLQQAKALRNLCDRHHALLIINDDIELAANCSADGVHLGKDDSAIGQARRRLGSQALIGVSCYNSIERALQMQTLGADYVAFGRFFPSKTKPMAPQADLQTLLDAKRQLAIPIVAIGGINCTNAQQLIDAGADALAVIQGVFAQADITAASRQIQNRFMA, encoded by the coding sequence GCTCTACGTCATTACCGACTCCGCTCTCTCCGCCCCCGACCAACTGTTGAATCACGTCGAGCAAGCCTTACAGGGCGGAGCCCGTATTCTGCAATACCGCGATAAAATCCTCTCGCCCGAATTGCGCCTGCAACAGGCGAAAGCCCTGCGCAACCTCTGCGATCGCCATCACGCCCTTCTGATTATCAATGACGATATCGAACTGGCCGCCAATTGTTCAGCCGACGGCGTTCATCTCGGAAAAGACGACTCTGCCATCGGGCAAGCACGTCGCCGCCTCGGTTCACAAGCGCTGATCGGCGTCTCCTGTTACAACAGTATCGAGCGCGCGTTGCAGATGCAGACGCTTGGCGCGGACTATGTCGCTTTCGGGCGCTTTTTCCCATCCAAAACCAAGCCGATGGCTCCCCAAGCCGATCTCCAGACCCTGCTGGATGCAAAACGACAACTGGCTATTCCAATCGTCGCCATCGGCGGAATCAATTGCACTAATGCCCAACAGCTGATTGACGCCGGAGCCGATGCGCTGGCCGTGATTCAAGGCGTGTTTGCACAAGCAGACATTACTGCGGCCAGCCGACAAATTCAAAACCGATTCATGGCATGA